A part of Xenopus tropicalis strain Nigerian chromosome 4, UCB_Xtro_10.0, whole genome shotgun sequence genomic DNA contains:
- the LOC100489387 gene encoding anoctamin-9-like, translating into MCLRALLLGLSVCVNNPTISFQDINWDYVLVCKPTSTDSPEEQKRQHYISVLLKKGFKTKKVRDGKVTFYGVRAPTDIFHKYVRLLHNPDKGHTSIESPVSPTSRIRIVHFILHNTAILFRGKEEKLQDLIKTQVFEAAFPLHTRKDQTREGLKKKWARWRDIIYVQPIEEIRAYYGEKVALYFAWLGWYTIMLLYAAVVGLIVFFYGFVHFDNSQISQEICRANNTLMCPLCDQNCPYWPLSDTCTYAKVTHLFDNEGTVFFAMFMAVWATVFLELWKRARANTVSGWNLYNWDEDEEELALELINDPECTIKKHEHSYWRFMAVLLGAAVVIAVLIGIAQALVIYRVVVTVSFMRSSWEFLREHANTAAVMSGAVLHYLTIVIMTKVNRVIAGYLCNLEKPRTFTERENSFTTKVFTFQFVTHFSSLFYVAFFLGRRYFSYKWRLMKDRRCRVHGEDGSEDSAAECWRTNYRLGAVHVFSLFDEFLEMVIQYSFTTIFVAAFPLAPVLAFLNNVLEIRLDAIKMTRLQRRFVPRKANDIGIWLQVLEAVGVLAVITNGLVIAVTSDFIPRLIYLYVYGPCANGNTEGINCLSGYVDSSLSVFYTKDFEDLTQVSRSLYTNVTECRYRDYRSAADYSFSTQFWHIFAARLGFLIVFEHVAVCIKFVAAWFVPDIPQRVENYNLDMKKQHLLEELSMMPEESDEYHKEGSPNSYRDFLMDDRMIERSTEV; encoded by the exons ATGTGTTTGAGAGCTTTGCTGCTTGGTCTCTCGGTCTGTGTTAATAATCCTACTATTTCTTTCCAGGACATAAATTGGGACTACGTGCTGGTCTGCAAACCCACATCCACTGACAGCCCTGAAGAACAGAAGAGACAACATTACATTTCTGTTCTACTTAAGAAAGGCTTTAAGACCAAG AAAGTCCGGGATGGAAAGGTAACGTTTTATGGTGTCCGGGCCCCTACAGATATCTTCCACAAATATGTCCGGCTACTGCATAACCCAGATAAGGGCCACACATCCATTGAAAGCCCAGTTTCTCCAACAAGCAG GATTCGAATTGTACATTTCATTCTTCACAATACTGCCATTCTATTCAGAGGAAAGGAAG AAAAACTGCAGGACCTTATCAAAACGCAAGTTTTCGAGGCAGCATTTCCTTTGCACACA CGCAAAGATCAAACCAGAGAGGGACTCAAAAAGAAATGGGCAAGGTGGCGAGACATCATTTATGTTCAGCCCATAGAGGAAATCAG GGCGTATTATGGGGAGAAAGTGGCGCTGTATTTTGCCTGGCTCGGCTGGTACACCATCATGCTACTCTACGCTGCTGTGGTCGGactcattgttttcttttatggaTTTGTACATTTTGACAACAGCCAGATAAG CCAAGAGATCTGCAGAGCCAACAACACACTCATGTGTCCTCTGTGTGATCAGAACTGCCCCTACTGGCCCCTGTCGGATACCTGTACATATGCCAAG GTGACACATTTGTTTGACAATGAAGGCACCGTTTTCTTTGCCATGTTCATGGCCGTCTGGG CCACTGTTTTCCTGGAGCTGTGGAAAAGAGCGCGTGCAAATACCGTCTCCGGGTGGAACCTCTATAACTGGGACGAAGATGAG GAGGAGCTCGCCTTGGAGCTGATAAATGACCCAGAATGCACCATTAAGAAACATGAACATTCATACTGGCGCTTTATGGCAGTTCTTTTGGGAGCTGCAGTGGTG ATAGCAGTTCTGATCGGTATAGCCCAGGCTCTGGTCATATATCGGGTGGTGGTGACTGTGTCCTTCATGCGCTCATCATGGGAATTCCTACGTGAACATGCCAATACCGCAGCCGTCATGTCAGGGGcagttctgcattacctcactatCGTCATCATGACCAAG GTGAATCGGGTTATAGCCGGCTATCTGTGTAACCTGG AGAAACCTCGAACATTCACAGAGCGAGAAAACAGTTTCACAACCAAAGTGTTCACATTTCAGTTCGTTACACATTTTTCATCTCTCTTCTACGTGGCTTTCTTTCTGGGACG AAGGTACTTTAGCTACAAATGGCGCCTTATGAAGGATCGGAGATGCAGGGTGCATGGGGAGGATGGATCTGAAGACTCCGCAGCAGAGTGTTGGAGGACCAACTACAGGCTGGGTGCTGTTCATGTCTTCAGCCTGTTTGATGAATTCCTTGAAATGG TGATCCAGTATAGCTTTACTACAATCTTCGTGGCTGCTTTCCCTCTGGCACCGGTTCTtgcctttttaaacaatgtactAGAGATACGACTGGATGCCATCAAAATGACACGTTTGCAACGCCGTTTTGTGCCGAGAAAAGCAAATGACATAG GTATCTGGCTGCAGGTTCTGGAGGCAGTTGGGGTTCTTGCTGTCATTACCAATGGTTTGGTCATTGCTGTCACATCTGACTTCATCCCCAGGCTCATATACCTCTATGTTTATGGACCTTGTGCCAATGGAAACACAGAAGGAATAAA CTGTCTTTCGGGATACGTTGATTCCAGTTTGTCTGTATTCTACACAAAAGATTTTGAGGATCTGACGCAGGTCTCGCGGTCTCTGTACACGAATGTGACAGAGTGCAG GTACCGAGACTATCGCTCTGCAGCCGATTACAGCTTTTCAACACAGTTTTGGCACATTTTCGCTGCCAGACTTGGTTTTCTCATTGTGTTTGAG CACGTGGCCGTATGTATAAAATTTGTCGCCGCCTGGTTTGTGCCAGACATCCCTCAGCGAGTGGAAAACTATAACCTTGACATGAAAAAGCAACACCTGCTGGAGGAGCTCAG TATGATGCCAGAGGAAAGTGATGAATATCACAAGGAGGGCAGCCCCAATTCTTACAGGGATTTTCTTATGGACGACAG AATGATAGAACGTTCTACGGAGGTGTGA
- the LOC116410309 gene encoding acyl-CoA (8-3)-desaturase-like, with translation MKKKKYMPYNHQHKYFFFIGPPALIPVYSQWYIFYFAIRRKKWADLAWMISFCVRFGLCYIPFLGVSGTIALFMVVRFIESNLFVWVTQMNHIPMNIEYDQNKEWLSTQVPIHISDGRNVSPGMDSQRISAFR, from the exons ATGAAGAAGAAGAAATACATGCCGTATAATCACCAGCACAAGTACTTCTTCTTCA TTGGGCCTCCAGCACTGATTCCCGTCTATTCCCAATGGTATATTTTCTACTTTGCAATACGGCGCAAGAAGTGGGCG GACctggcctggatgatttctttctGTGTGAGGTTTGGTCTGTGTTACATCCCGTTCCTGGGAGTGAGCGGCACCATCGCTCTGTTCATGGTGGTTAG ATTTATTGAGAGCAACTTGTTCGTGTGGGTCACTCAGATGAACCACATTCCAATGAACATTGAGTATGATCAGAATAAGGAGTGGCTCTCTACGCAGGTACCCATccatattagtgatgggcgaaatgtttcgccaggcatggattcgcagcgaatttccgcatttcgc